Part of the Robbsia sp. KACC 23696 genome, GCGCGATCTGCAATACCGGGACGGTGGATGCGCTGTAGTTCAAGATCATCGGCGGCGTCATGCCGGGTGGCATTTGCTTTAGGACCGTCTGCGAGATCGACGTGACCTGCGCGGTCGCCGTGCGGACATCGACATCCGGCTGGAAGAAGATCTTGACGATGCCGTATCCGCGATAGGATTGCGATTCGATGTGCGCGACGTCGTTGACGGTCGTGCCCAAGGTTCGCTCGTAGTAGGTGACGATGCGCCCCGACATGTCATCAGGTTGTAAGCCGGTGTAGCTCCAGACCACACTGATCACCGGGATTTTGATATCGGGGAGGATGTCCGTTGGGGTGCGAAGCGCCGCTAGAGGCCCCACTATCAGAATAAGCAGTGCTAGCACGATAAACGTGTAAGGCCGCACCAGCGCGAGACGTACTATCTTCAGCATGAGGACCGTTCCTTCAATGGGTGCGCCGCCGGAAAACCGTATTACATCGAATGCGATACGGTTTTCCGGACGAGATAGCAGCGATTCTCGTGGCGACACCCGAAAGGGACGCGTTGCGAAGGATGAAAAGAAATTTAAGAAGGTGGCGGAGCGAGCGTGTTGCTGCTCTTACACGGCCCATTGCAGGCGATGTGTGCGCGGCGCGCGCGTTTGATCTCGACTCGCGGCAAGCGTGGCGCCGGCTTTTATGCTGCTTTTACGCCGATTCTTTGCCTGAGGCGCGCAGTTTCCCCGGCGTCATCCCATAAACGGTGCGGAAGCTGCGAATGAAGTGGGCGAGATCCGCGAAGCCGCATCCGTAGGCGATATCGTTGAGTGGACGTGCCGAATTCAAGAGCAGCCAACGGGCGTATCGCAGCCGCATCGTGCGGTAGAAGTTTTTCGGCGATACGCCGAGCGATCCGACAAATACCCTTTCGAGTTGTCGTACGCTCGTGCCGGTCATCTTGGCGATCGTTTCGATCGTCAGCGGTGCTTCCAGGTTCTCTTCCATCAGCACGATCGCGTGCCGCGCCTGAACATTGTCCACACTGGGATAGCCGAGTGCCTGGCGCCGCTCGATGAAGGAGGCGCCGCCGCGTCGGCTGACCGTCATCTGGTGGATCACCTTGGCGGCACGGTCCGCGCCACAATGTAAGCCAATCAAGCGCGTGGCCAGCTCGATCACCGAGACGCCGCCGGCACAGGTGATGCGATTACCGTCCAATAGATAGTCGGCGTTAGTCATCACGCCGAGACCCGGAAACATCCTTTTGTAGTCTTCATAGTGGTAGGCGTGGACGCAGGCGACGCGGTCCTTCATATAACCGCCCAGTGCCAGGACGAAGCTGCCGGTACACATGCCGATCAAGGGGACATGTTGCGCGTCCTTTGCCGCCAGATAATCCCACAAACGCCGGTCGATGCCGTCGAGGTGGGAGAGCAGCCCGCCGATGACGACCAGGTAATCGAATTTTTCCGGATGTTGGTCGATCCCTTCCACGCGGACCGATGCGTTGCAACTGGCGTGGACTTCGCCCGCCTGGGTGCCGAGCAAGGTCCAGGCGCAACGCAAGGGCCGGCTTTGATCGCCGAGATCGGCGGCGTGGCGCAACGCATCGCAAAAACCGGCCAGCGACAACAGCGGGAAGGTTGGGAGCAACAGTAAGCCGATATGCAATTCCGCGCCGCTGCGCGCGCGAGCGCTTGCTGGGCCGTCCCGATCGAGACGCTCGACCAGTTCCCGCCCCGCGTAGGAATCGGGGCGTACGAGATCTGTTTCTTCGAGAGGCAACGGCATGGATTCTCCAAGGCGCCACGGAATGGCAGCGTGGACGTGCTCGGCGTCATCGCGGTTGGAACGATGGCTGCGGAGCGGCGCCGCAACACGCCACCATTATAGCGTTTGCATTAAACGGGTTCGTCTTTCTCGTGCACCGGCGTTTTTGGGATCCACCAGGGCCCGCTGCGTTTCCGCTGTGTGAAAGTGACGGACGGGACGATATTTATTTCGCTCCAGGCACAGACGATTCGGTTGGGCCTCGTGAGCGGCATAGGGGTTTCCTAGAATAGGCGTGTCGGAGCGGCGATGAGCGCCTGCATCCTTGTGGCGTTTCCATCACGCCAGGATGAACTGCGCTTCTTGTGCGCTTTATCCCATTCTCAAGGAATTCACGTCATGCCTACTCCTGTTACATCGCGCTCCCCGAGCCCGTCGACGACGCCGATCGAGACGCCCCCCCAGCAGACTACGACGACCGTCCCCGGGGAGTCCGGCCGCACCGGGCGTGCTACGTCGCGGGACCGGAACGAGTCCGTGACGGGCGGCTTGGCACGGCGTCAGGCGTCGGTCGAACAGCAGCGCCGGCCCTTGTCATCGACCACGCTGCCGTTAGGGGAGCCGGTCATGGCGGCGGGGACGCGCGGAACGGCGTCAAGCAGTGCCGATGTCCCGCAATCGGTCACGCCGGCAATGGTGGAGCAGGCACGGAACAGCCTGCTGGAGGCGATGGAACGCGTTCCCGGCGAGGGCAAGGAAATGGCTTTCATCAAGTCTTTCTTCGCGGCGCCGGGCGCAAGCGACAAGGCGAAGGGAAAACAGGCAGACACCACGGCGTTCGCCGGTTTGCGCGAACCGGAGACCGACATCGGCGAGATGTTGGGGACGGCGCGTACGCCGGTACCGTTGACGATCGATTCCTTGTTGAAGACGGCTAAGTCCAGCTCGGACTCGCTGGCTATCGAACTGACGCCGCCGGAAAAGAAGGCCGCTGAGAAAGGCGCGACGCAGATCCAGGACTTCGTGACGAAAGGGGTGAGCACCGTGGCATCGACGTCGGGTGCGCAGATCGGCGCGACGGAGAACGAGTTGGCGATCGAGCGGCTCAGCGAGCAAGTCATCGCCGATGCATCGCGGATGGTGGGACACAACGCGACGCCCGAAGAGCGGAGTGCCGCGCTAACAACGACGCTAATGCAGCGCATGTCGGAGGCGTTCGCCAGTGGCAAGGCCTTTCCGGCGCGCGTGGCGGCCAACGATTTCGAGTCCGGTACGGCGAAGTTTGCGGCATCGGTGGCGAACGTCGGTGCCCGCAACGCCTTGTCCGTGCTGATTCCGACTACGGCCCGTCAGATGATTAGCTATGGCATCGAGAAAGGCATGACGGATGCCCATGTCAGTGACCATGGGCGGATCGCACTGGGCACCGCGGTTGCCTTGCTGCCGGTGGCGCTGCATATGGTCGGCGCGGTGCGCGATCATACGGCGGCGACGGAGACGTTCACCAGCGTTCGCTCCCGCGCGATCATGGGGGGCTTGACGCTTGCGGCGGTCGTGGCCGGTTTGTCGACGGGCGTGATGCGCGAGACTGCTGTCCAGATTATCGCCTTCACGATTTATACGGCGATGCGAGATCTGATCGTCCAATCACGCATCAAGCTGGAGAATGTGAATTCCTCCGGGACGCAGCCGGATGCGACGCACTTCGGCCTGATCAGCGTTGGCTATGGCGTGGACCAGGGCCTCGTCAACCTCGCGATGTCGACAAAGGCGTCGCCCTCGGGGCCGACGGCCTTTATCAATAAGGCCGGACTGAATCCAGGCAACGCGGCCCGTCGGGGCGGCATCAATTTCGCCGGTGAAGTCGCCGAGGATCTGATGTTCAACGGGATTCCCGCCTACCGCGAGAGCCGGCCGTTGCAGCTGGCGCTGAAGGATGCCAAGTGGACACCGAATGGCGTGACCAATGCCGCGCTCGGCCCCTGGGCCGTTCGCTCCGGCATTCTCGGGATGTCCCTGATCGGGTCGAACATCATTGCGCAGCACCTGGGGACACCGGCACATTCCGCCGAAGAGCTGGAAGGGATCAGCGATATGTTCTATGCGTTGTTGAATGGTGTGCTATACGAGCCGTTCGCGAATTCCGGCTCGGCGCAGCCGCAGCCGGCCTCGGCGCATGACGATGCCGAAACCGCGTCCTTGCGCACCATCGCCAGCCATACGTATCAGTCGCCGGATGTCGTCATGACCAACCATGCCGATGTCGAAGCCGCCGAGGCGGCCGCAACGCCCCGTCAGTCCAACGTCTAAGACGGCAGCGCGGCGGCGAGATGCCGCTGCGTAAGGCGTGTCGTGCATACCCTGCACGGCCCGCCTTACGCAGCGGCATTTTTGTATGGGTCGCCGTGGCAGGGTGGACCGATAGCGCGCGAACGGCCCGTGATAACGCAGGGCAAGGCAGGCGGGCCGCCATAGCAGAAAGCCCGGATGGCAGACACTGGCCATCCGGGCGATCGAGGTGTTACAAGGGGATCATATCAGCGCTTCCAGGAGGTGGTAGCGCTGCAAGCAGACGGTATAGGGACGCCCCGTCTGCTCGGTGCGTCAAGCATCCAGATCCGGTTGCGGCTTCGGGATCACCGCCCATGCGTTCGGCGATGCGCCGGCCGGAATCGGCTTCGGCAGGTCATTCCGGGTCTTGATCACGTCCTCGGGATCCACCACGAATTCACGATGCACGCGCTTGGCAATCTTGGTTTCGAACTCCGCCGCATTGGTACCGAACTGACCGCCGAAGTGATCGAGTGTCGTGGTGTCGTCGATCAGATTCAGTTTCGCACCGCGCTGGACAGCTTCCGGCGGGAGCGATGTGACATCGTAGGTATTCATGTCCATCGAGGTGGCCGCGATCGCGTTGGCGTCGTGACGGCTGCCGTCGCTCGCGACGAAGGTCGCCTTTGCCGTCAATGGGGGCGCCCCGTTGGCATTGCTGCCCTTGATGCGGGACAGACCGTCGGCATAACCGATATTGGCCACGGCGACCTGGGTCTCCGCGGTCGCGACGAAGTTGCCGCCATAGCCGACCTTATCGCCGGGCTGGAGCGTGCGCGATTGCTCGACCGTCGTGGACAGGCTCACGGCCGGGCGCAACGGGTTTTCGTCGGCGCCGAAGGGTGCCTGGCCGTGGAATACGCCGCCGCCGCGCACCATATCGTAATGATAGTCGGGCCCGAGGAAGATACCGGACGACGCTGCCAGCGTCGCCTTCGTGCCCGGGAAATCCGCACGTACCGCTTCGAAATTCTGGCGTTGCGCCGCCGTATCCGCATTCGGCGTATAGGTACCGTCGGGGTTGCGCGTGGCGCCGCCAGCGGTGCCGAGATGGCTCATCACGTACAGCACGTTGATGTTCGACAAGGCGGCATTGCCTTGCGCCTGGCGTGTCGCGAAATCGGCGTCCGATTCATTCGCGCCCCGTCTCGGCTTTAAAAACGCGCGCTCGTCGACGCTCATGCCCGCGCGCGACATCCCCGTGTCGAATTGCAGGATCGCCGGTAATTTGACGCTGTGGAGCGCACCCGCATCGTTCCATTGCGCGATCTGTTCCAGACTGTTCAGGACCGGCGTGATCTTGTGCTCGATCAGATAGTCCATATTGGCATGGGCCGGCGGGCCATCCAGCAGGAACACGGCGGTATCGTCACCGGTCGCGGGATTTTCCGCACGCATCGCGTTGCGGAGTTCGACCGCTTCGATCGTTCGCGCAACGAAGAAGTCTTTTACGCCTTCTTCGCGCAGCAGTCGCGCGAAACCTGGCGCGCCGAGACCATAGGCGTCCGCCTTGATCACGGCAGACAGCGTTGCACCGGACCCGGCTCTGTCGATTTCCGCCTTGGCCGCGCGAATATTGTCTCGGATGGCGCTCTTGTTGACGGTGATCGTGGCGCCCGCCGCCGCGCCTGCTTGCCGATACGCCTCGGCTTTATCGATGGCGGTCACCAGTTCGCGTACTTGGGGATGCGCGGTTTCCATATCAGGGACGCTCTTATCGCGCGTCTTGGCGAAGATACCCTGCTTGGGTTC contains:
- a CDS encoding helix-turn-helix domain-containing protein codes for the protein MPLPLEETDLVRPDSYAGRELVERLDRDGPASARARSGAELHIGLLLLPTFPLLSLAGFCDALRHAADLGDQSRPLRCAWTLLGTQAGEVHASCNASVRVEGIDQHPEKFDYLVVIGGLLSHLDGIDRRLWDYLAAKDAQHVPLIGMCTGSFVLALGGYMKDRVACVHAYHYEDYKRMFPGLGVMTNADYLLDGNRITCAGGVSVIELATRLIGLHCGADRAAKVIHQMTVSRRGGASFIERRQALGYPSVDNVQARHAIVLMEENLEAPLTIETIAKMTGTSVRQLERVFVGSLGVSPKNFYRTMRLRYARWLLLNSARPLNDIAYGCGFADLAHFIRSFRTVYGMTPGKLRASGKESA
- a CDS encoding alanine racemase encodes the protein MLRTHTPVAGSSSAAALAEESSTTSTQRAPQQPANGGSRRGSRSDDLLRPRADNGSQLRSPSPAATTRREPKQGIFAKTRDKSVPDMETAHPQVRELVTAIDKAEAYRQAGAAAGATITVNKSAIRDNIRAAKAEIDRAGSGATLSAVIKADAYGLGAPGFARLLREEGVKDFFVARTIEAVELRNAMRAENPATGDDTAVFLLDGPPAHANMDYLIEHKITPVLNSLEQIAQWNDAGALHSVKLPAILQFDTGMSRAGMSVDERAFLKPRRGANESDADFATRQAQGNAALSNINVLYVMSHLGTAGGATRNPDGTYTPNADTAAQRQNFEAVRADFPGTKATLAASSGIFLGPDYHYDMVRGGGVFHGQAPFGADENPLRPAVSLSTTVEQSRTLQPGDKVGYGGNFVATAETQVAVANIGYADGLSRIKGSNANGAPPLTAKATFVASDGSRHDANAIAATSMDMNTYDVTSLPPEAVQRGAKLNLIDDTTTLDHFGGQFGTNAAEFETKIAKRVHREFVVDPEDVIKTRNDLPKPIPAGASPNAWAVIPKPQPDLDA